One window of the Melospiza georgiana isolate bMelGeo1 chromosome 14, bMelGeo1.pri, whole genome shotgun sequence genome contains the following:
- the GAN gene encoding gigaxonin, which yields MSGPSAVSDPQHPARLLRALSSFREETRFCDAHLVLEGEEIPVQKNILAAASPYIRTKLNYNPPKDDGSTYKIELEGISVDIMKEILDYIFSGQIRLNEETIQDVVQAADLLLLTDLKTLCCEFLEGCIAAENCIGIRDFALHYCLHHVHYLASEYLETHFRDVSSTEEFLELTPQKLKEVLSMEKLNVGNERYVFEAVIRWISHDSESRKVHMKDVMSAVWVSGLDAAYLREQMMSEPLVREIVKECNNIPLTPPQQGEAMLASFKPRGYSECIVTVGGEERVSRKPTSVMRCMCPLYDPNRQLWIELAPMSIPRINHGVLSAEGFLFVLGGQDENKGTLSSGEKYDPDTNSWSSLPPMHEARHNFGVVEIDGILYILGGEDGERELISMESYDIYSRTWTKQPDLTMVRKIGCYAAMKKKIYAMGGGSYGKLFESVECYDPRTQQWTAICPLKERRFGAVACGVASELYVFGGVRSRDDSQASEMVTCKSEFYHDEFKRWIYLNDQNLCIPTSSSFVYGAVPIGASIYVIGDLDTGTNYDYVREFKRSTGTWQRTKPLFPSDLRRTGCAALRIANCKLFRLQLQQGLFRIRVPSP from the exons AACAAAATTGAATTACAATCCTCCAAAGGATGATGGCTCAACGTACAAGATTGAACTCGAAGGGATATCTGTTGATATCATGAAAGAGATATTAGACTACATCTTCAGTGGGCAG ATCAGGCTAAATGAAGAAACTATCCAAGATGTGGTACAGGCAGCTGATCTCCTGCTGCTTACAGACTTAAAAACTCTCTGCTGTGAGTTTTTAGAAGGTTGCATAGCTGCTGAGAACTGTATTGGTATTCGGGACTTTGCACTGCACTATTGTTTGCATCATGTTCACTACCTTGCCTCAGAGTATCTGGAAACTCACTTTCGAGatgtcagcagcacagaggaattCTTGGAACTGACTCCTCAAAAACTGAAAGAAGTGCTGTCCATGGAAAAGCTCAATGTTGGAAACGAAAGATACGTCTTTGAAGCGGTGATTAGGTGGATTTCTCATGATTCAGAATCCAGAAAG gtCCACATGAAGGATGTGATGTCGGCAGTGTGGGTGTCGGGGCTGGACGCGGCGTATCTGCGCGAGCAGATGATGAGCGAGCCGCTGGTGCGCGAGATCGTCAAGGAGTGCAACAACATCCCCCTGACACCCCCgcagcagggagaggccatgCTGGCCTCCTTCAAGCCCCGGGGCTACTCCGAGTGCATCGTGACTGTtgggggggaagagagagt ATCACGGAAACCAACCTCAGTGATGCGGTGTATGTGTCCTCTTTATGATCCCAATAGACAGCTCTGGATTGAACTTGCTCCTATGAGTATTCCAAGGATCAATCATGGAGTATTGTCAGCAG aagGATTTTTATTTGTGCTTGGTGGTCAGGATGAAAACAAGGGAACGCTAAGCTCTGGAGAGAAATATGATCCAGACACCAATTCATGGAGTTCCTTACCACCAATGCATGAG GCACGACATAATTTTGGTGTGGTAGAGATTGATGGGATTCTGTATATTCTGGGAGGTGAGGATGGTGAAAGGGAGCTGATCTCTATGGAGAGCTATGATATTTATAGCCGGACCTGGACCAAGCAGCCAGACTTGACCATGGTTAGAAAG aTTGGCTGCTATGCAGCTATGAAGAAGAAAATCTATGCAATGGGTGGAGGCTCCTATGGAAAACTCTTTGAATCTGTGGAGTGTTACGACCCCAGGACTCAGCAGTGGACAGCAATCTGTCCTCTCAAAGAGAGGAG ATTTGGGGCAGTGGCCTGTGGAGTTGCCTCTGAGCTTTATGTATTTGGTGGGGTCAGGAGTCGTGACGACAGCCAAGCCAGTGAGATGGTGACGTGCAAATCAGAATTTTATCATGATGAGTTTAAAAG GTGGATTTATCTAAATGACCAGAACCTATGTATCCCAACTAGCTCTTCTTTTGTGTATGGAGCTGTGCCCATCGGAGCCAGCATATACGTGATTGGAGATCTCGATACAG GTACAAACTATGACTATGTTAGGGAATTTAAGAGGAGCACGGGCACCTGGCAGCGCACCAAGCCGCTGTTCCCCTCGGACCTGCGCCGGACGGGCTGCGCGGCGCTGCGCATCGCCAACTGCAAACTCTTccggctgcagctgcagcagggattgTTCCGCATCCGCGTACCTTCTCCGTGA